A region of Streptomyces halobius DNA encodes the following proteins:
- a CDS encoding UBP-type zinc finger domain-containing protein, which yields MSECTHVLDLPRAEPAPLSTTCPECLAVGSHPVQLRLCLVCGHVGCCDSSPYRHATAHYQETGHPVMRSFEPGASWRWCFVDELLV from the coding sequence ATGAGCGAGTGCACGCACGTTCTCGACCTCCCGCGCGCCGAGCCGGCCCCGCTGAGCACCACCTGCCCGGAATGCCTGGCCGTCGGCAGCCATCCGGTGCAGCTGCGGCTGTGCCTGGTCTGCGGCCATGTCGGCTGCTGCGACTCCTCCCCGTACCGGCACGCGACCGCGCACTACCAGGAGACCGGCCACCCGGTGATGCGGTCGTTCGAACCGGGCGCCTCCTGGCGCTGGTGCTTCGTCGACGAGCTCCTGGTGTGA
- a CDS encoding Na+/H+ antiporter has protein sequence MTVVPLLLLVAGSAAVAGVARRTPVPAPLLLVAAGLAASFIPGVPDYTLDPHIVLPLLLPPLLHTAALDSSYLDLRANVRPVALLSVGYVLFATVVVGHAAHLVIPDLPLTAALVLGAVVAPPDAVAATAIARRLGLPHRITTILQGESLVNDATAITAYKVALAAAVGIGATWGGGIGEFAVAALGGVGTGVVLMVPLHWLRLRLRDSALLSLLIPFVAYAAAEEVGASGVLAVVVVALYLGHRNWQVDFETRLQEEAVWKMVSFILESVVFALIGLQLPVVLRDLGDVSGAQAVWYAAVVFAVVVVARFVWVLPATFLPRVLSARIRAREPGTNWTAPVVVGWAGMRGVVSLAIAFSIPATVHGGGAFPARNLVLFLTFSTVIGTLVIQGLTLPPLIRALKLPARDLQAETLAEAQAQNEASRAAEARLDELLEDRRNALPGPLSDRLRTVLESRRNAVWERLGTVNEETGETADETYRRLAREMIDAERRVFVELRDARRIDDEMLRTLLRRLDLEEAAAYREGGRLGG, from the coding sequence ATGACTGTGGTGCCGCTGTTGCTGCTGGTCGCGGGGAGTGCGGCGGTCGCCGGGGTGGCGCGGCGTACGCCGGTGCCGGCGCCGCTGCTGCTGGTCGCCGCCGGACTGGCGGCCTCCTTCATCCCCGGCGTCCCGGACTACACCCTCGATCCGCACATCGTGCTGCCGCTGCTGCTGCCGCCCCTGCTGCACACCGCGGCCCTGGACAGCTCGTATCTGGACCTGCGGGCCAATGTGCGGCCGGTGGCGCTGCTGTCGGTCGGCTATGTCCTCTTCGCGACCGTGGTGGTCGGCCACGCGGCCCACCTGGTCATCCCGGACCTGCCACTGACCGCGGCGCTCGTCCTGGGCGCCGTCGTCGCACCGCCGGACGCCGTCGCGGCCACCGCCATCGCCCGCAGACTGGGGCTGCCGCACCGGATCACGACGATCCTCCAGGGGGAGTCGCTGGTCAACGACGCCACCGCGATCACCGCCTACAAGGTCGCACTGGCCGCGGCCGTCGGGATCGGCGCCACCTGGGGCGGCGGCATCGGGGAGTTCGCCGTCGCGGCCCTGGGCGGGGTGGGGACCGGCGTGGTCCTGATGGTGCCGCTGCACTGGCTGCGTCTGCGGCTGCGGGACTCGGCGCTCCTCTCGCTGCTCATCCCGTTCGTCGCGTACGCGGCCGCCGAGGAGGTCGGCGCCTCCGGGGTGCTCGCCGTCGTCGTGGTCGCCCTCTACCTCGGCCACCGCAACTGGCAGGTCGACTTCGAGACCCGGCTCCAGGAGGAGGCCGTCTGGAAGATGGTCTCCTTCATCCTGGAGTCCGTGGTCTTCGCGCTGATCGGGCTGCAACTGCCGGTCGTGCTGCGCGACCTCGGGGACGTCAGCGGGGCGCAGGCGGTGTGGTACGCGGCCGTGGTGTTCGCGGTGGTCGTCGTGGCGCGCTTCGTATGGGTCCTTCCCGCGACCTTCCTGCCGCGTGTCCTGTCGGCCCGGATCCGCGCCCGGGAGCCCGGGACGAACTGGACGGCGCCGGTCGTCGTCGGCTGGGCCGGGATGCGCGGTGTGGTGTCGCTGGCCATCGCCTTCTCCATCCCGGCCACCGTCCACGGGGGCGGCGCGTTCCCGGCCCGCAACCTGGTGCTCTTCCTGACCTTCAGCACCGTCATCGGCACCCTCGTCATCCAGGGCCTGACACTGCCGCCGCTGATCCGTGCCCTGAAACTGCCCGCCCGGGACCTCCAGGCCGAGACGCTCGCCGAGGCGCAGGCGCAGAACGAGGCGTCCCGGGCGGCCGAGGCACGCCTGGACGAACTGCTGGAGGACCGCCGCAACGCCCTGCCGGGACCCCTCTCGGACCGGCTGCGCACCGTCCTGGAATCGCGCCGCAACGCCGTATGGGAGCGCCTGGGCACGGTCAACGAGGAGACCGGGGAGACCGCCGACGAGACCTACCGGCGGCTCGCGCGGGAGATGATCGACGCCGAGCGGCGGGTGTTCGTCGAGCTGCGCGACGCCCGGCGGATCGACGACGAGATGCTCCGGACGCTGCTGCGCAGGCTGGACCTGGAGGAGGCGGCCGCGTACCGGGAGGGGGGCCGGCTAGGAGGCTGA
- a CDS encoding MFS transporter, producing MTTTVPAAAEAADRRRWTALAVVLTATFMDLVDATIVNIAIPSIQRDTGATFSAVQWVTAGYALAFAIGLITGGRLGDIYGRKKLFLLGMGGFTVASALCGLAVSPGMLVGARVLQGAMAALMVPQVLAIIHVSFPARERGKVFGMFGAVIGLGAVCGPLIGALLTEGDLFGLAWRPIFLINLPVGIAGILLGRRFIGESKAPAALRLDLVGTALATVGLLLILYPLTQGRESGWPVWGFVSMAAGPLVLAVFVRYERAKTRKDGSPLVELSLFRVKTFAAGVGVQLTFGAASGLFFLVWTLHMQLGLGWGPLHAGLTGVPFSVACSAAAGMSVQKLVPRFGRKVLQAGALIMFSGALLYIWEAGHYGTALQSWQMAPAMVLLGGGMGLIVAPITNSVLSEVPAQHSGSASGIFNTTGQLGMAMGLGLSSVAFFEVVGGPGETGGAAAGAALGAGFIDATANALWWVSGGLVLVFGLLFLLPRRVRTQSAAAEVAEATSAAEAGAAVDETGKEQPVLVS from the coding sequence ATGACCACGACCGTGCCCGCAGCCGCCGAGGCGGCCGACCGCAGACGCTGGACAGCGCTCGCCGTCGTCCTGACGGCGACCTTCATGGACCTGGTTGACGCGACCATCGTCAACATCGCCATCCCGAGCATCCAGCGCGACACCGGCGCGACCTTCAGCGCCGTGCAGTGGGTCACCGCGGGCTACGCCCTCGCCTTCGCCATCGGCCTGATCACCGGCGGCCGGCTGGGCGACATCTACGGCCGCAAGAAGCTGTTCCTGCTGGGGATGGGCGGGTTCACCGTCGCCTCCGCGCTGTGCGGACTCGCCGTCAGCCCCGGCATGCTGGTCGGCGCGCGGGTGCTGCAGGGGGCGATGGCCGCACTGATGGTGCCGCAGGTGCTGGCGATCATCCATGTCAGCTTCCCGGCCCGGGAACGCGGCAAGGTCTTCGGGATGTTCGGCGCGGTGATCGGCCTCGGCGCGGTCTGCGGCCCGCTGATCGGCGCGCTGCTCACCGAGGGCGATCTGTTCGGTCTCGCCTGGCGCCCGATCTTCCTGATCAACCTGCCCGTCGGGATCGCCGGCATCCTGCTCGGCCGCCGTTTCATCGGCGAGTCCAAGGCACCCGCCGCGCTCCGTCTCGACCTCGTCGGCACGGCGCTGGCCACCGTCGGCCTGCTGTTGATCCTCTACCCGCTCACCCAGGGACGGGAGTCGGGCTGGCCGGTGTGGGGCTTTGTGTCGATGGCCGCGGGCCCGCTGGTGCTCGCGGTGTTCGTCCGCTACGAGCGTGCCAAGACCCGTAAGGACGGCTCACCGCTCGTCGAACTCTCCCTCTTCAGGGTCAAGACCTTCGCGGCGGGCGTCGGCGTCCAGCTGACCTTCGGCGCCGCCTCCGGCCTCTTCTTCCTCGTCTGGACGCTGCACATGCAGCTGGGGCTGGGCTGGGGGCCGCTGCACGCCGGGCTGACCGGGGTGCCGTTCTCGGTCGCCTGCTCGGCCGCGGCCGGGATGTCCGTGCAGAAGCTGGTCCCGCGCTTCGGCCGTAAGGTTTTGCAGGCCGGCGCGCTGATCATGTTCTCCGGCGCGCTGCTCTACATCTGGGAGGCCGGGCACTACGGAACCGCCCTGCAGTCCTGGCAGATGGCGCCGGCGATGGTCCTCCTGGGCGGCGGTATGGGCCTGATCGTCGCGCCGATCACGAATTCGGTGCTCTCCGAGGTGCCGGCGCAGCACTCCGGATCGGCGTCCGGCATCTTCAACACCACCGGCCAGCTGGGTATGGCCATGGGCCTGGGGCTGTCGTCGGTGGCCTTCTTCGAAGTCGTCGGCGGCCCGGGGGAGACGGGCGGCGCGGCCGCCGGGGCCGCGCTGGGCGCCGGGTTCATCGACGCCACCGCCAACGCCCTGTGGTGGGTCTCGGGCGGCCTGGTCCTCGTCTTCGGGCTGCTGTTCCTGCTGCCCCGGAGGGTACGGACGCAGAGCGCGGCGGCGGAGGTGGCGGAGGCGACGTCGGCCGCTGAAGCCGGAGCGGCCGTCGACGAGACCGGGAAGGAGCAGCCGGTCCTGGTTTCCTGA
- a CDS encoding glutaminase, whose product MDYQAVLEEVAACARPYVGQGRVADYIPALERVSADRFGIALADINGAVYGVGDWQVPFSVQSISKAFSLALVMAHAHGDDDIWKRVGREPSGTPFNSLVQLEWENGIPRNPFINAGALVVTDRLQSLTGDASTTMLHFLREESGNEDLAFDQAVAGSEADHGDRNAALAHFMASFGNLENPVPSVIEHYFWQCSIEMSCRDLATAGGFLARHGLRADGSRLLEAREAKRINAVMLTCGTYDAAGEFAYRVGLPAKSGVGGGIIAVVPGRCTLCVWSPGLDARGNSVAGAAALDHFTTLTGWSVF is encoded by the coding sequence ATGGACTACCAGGCCGTTCTTGAGGAGGTAGCGGCCTGCGCGAGGCCGTATGTGGGACAAGGCCGTGTCGCCGACTACATTCCGGCGCTGGAGCGGGTGTCCGCGGACCGCTTCGGGATCGCGTTGGCCGATATCAACGGCGCGGTGTACGGCGTCGGCGACTGGCAGGTCCCGTTCTCCGTGCAGTCCATCTCCAAGGCGTTCTCCCTGGCGCTGGTGATGGCCCATGCGCATGGTGACGACGACATCTGGAAGCGGGTCGGCCGCGAGCCCTCGGGCACGCCGTTCAACTCGCTGGTCCAATTGGAGTGGGAGAACGGCATCCCGCGCAATCCGTTCATCAACGCGGGCGCGCTGGTGGTCACCGACCGGCTGCAGTCCCTCACCGGGGACGCCAGCACGACGATGCTGCACTTCCTGCGGGAGGAGAGCGGCAACGAGGACCTCGCCTTCGACCAGGCGGTGGCCGGCTCCGAGGCGGACCACGGCGACCGCAATGCCGCCCTGGCGCATTTCATGGCGTCCTTCGGGAACCTGGAGAATCCCGTTCCCAGCGTCATCGAGCACTACTTCTGGCAGTGCTCGATCGAGATGAGCTGCCGGGATCTCGCCACCGCCGGCGGCTTCCTGGCGCGCCACGGGCTGCGTGCCGACGGCAGCCGGCTGCTGGAGGCGCGCGAGGCCAAGCGGATCAACGCGGTGATGCTGACCTGTGGCACGTATGACGCGGCGGGGGAGTTCGCGTACCGGGTGGGGCTGCCCGCCAAGAGCGGTGTCGGCGGCGGCATCATCGCGGTGGTTCCCGGGCGGTGCACGCTGTGCGTCTGGAGCCCGGGGCTGGACGCCCGCGGCAACTCGGTCGCGGGGGCGGCGGCGCTGGATCACTTCACGACGTTGACCGGGTGGTCGGTGTTCTGA
- a CDS encoding heavy metal translocating P-type ATPase codes for MTTAIGEQRVELEIGGMTCASCAVRIEKKLNRMAGVTATVNYATEKAQVAVAEGSEVNAADLIATVERTGYTAALPEPPAPEPATTEADAEGAGPPADALAVLRQRLFLSLALSLPVVLMAMVPALQFTNWQWLSLTLAAPVVAYGAWPFHKAAWTNLRHGTATMDTLISMGTLAALGWSLWALFFGTAGMPGMTHPFELTIARTDGGGSIYLEAAAGVTTFILAGRYFEARSKRKAGAALRALLELGAKDVAVLRDGREVRVPVAELTVGDQFVVRPGEKIATDGQVVEGSSAIDAAMLTGEAVPVEVSPGDGVTGATVNAGGRLVVEVTRIGADTQLARMARLVADAQNGKAAAQRLADRISAVFVPVVIALAVGTLGYWLGTGEGAVAAFTAAVAVLIIACPCALGLATPTALMAGTGRGAQLGILLKGPEVLESTRKADTIVLDKTGTVTTGVMTLTAVHLADGASREEALRLAGALEHSSEHPIARAIATAAEEAEPSGALPVPEDFANVPGLGVQGIVEGHAVLVGRERLLDEWSQQLPPELVTAKEEAEAEGRTAVAVGWDGAARAVLVVSDAVKPTSAEAVRRLRALGLTPVLLTGDNKAVAAAVAAEVGIDEVIAEVLPEDKVAVVQRLRSEGRSVAMVGDGVNDAAALATADLGLAMGTGTDAAIEAGDLTLVRGDLRVAADAIRLARATLGTIRGNLFWAFGYNVAALPLAAAGLLNPMIAGAAMAFSSVFVVSNSLRLRRFRASVR; via the coding sequence ATGACCACCGCGATCGGAGAACAGCGCGTCGAGCTGGAGATCGGCGGTATGACCTGCGCCTCGTGCGCGGTCCGGATCGAGAAGAAGCTCAACCGAATGGCGGGCGTGACCGCCACCGTCAACTACGCCACCGAGAAGGCGCAGGTCGCGGTCGCCGAGGGCAGCGAGGTCAACGCCGCGGATCTGATCGCCACCGTCGAGAGGACCGGTTACACCGCCGCGCTCCCCGAGCCGCCCGCCCCCGAACCGGCCACCACGGAGGCCGACGCGGAGGGTGCGGGCCCGCCCGCCGACGCCCTCGCCGTCCTCCGCCAGCGGCTGTTCCTCTCCCTCGCCCTCTCGCTCCCCGTCGTCCTGATGGCGATGGTGCCGGCGCTGCAGTTCACCAACTGGCAGTGGCTGTCGCTGACCCTTGCCGCCCCGGTGGTGGCGTACGGCGCCTGGCCGTTCCACAAGGCCGCCTGGACGAATCTGCGGCACGGCACCGCCACGATGGACACGCTGATCTCGATGGGCACGCTCGCCGCGCTCGGCTGGTCGCTGTGGGCCCTCTTCTTCGGCACCGCGGGCATGCCCGGCATGACGCACCCCTTCGAGCTGACCATCGCGCGCACGGACGGCGGCGGCAGCATCTACCTGGAGGCGGCGGCCGGTGTCACCACCTTCATCCTGGCCGGGCGCTACTTCGAGGCACGCTCGAAGCGCAAGGCGGGCGCGGCGCTGCGGGCGCTGCTGGAGCTTGGCGCCAAGGACGTGGCTGTCCTACGGGACGGACGCGAAGTCCGTGTCCCCGTCGCGGAGTTGACGGTCGGCGACCAGTTCGTCGTCCGCCCCGGAGAAAAGATCGCCACCGACGGGCAGGTCGTCGAGGGCTCCTCGGCCATCGACGCCGCCATGCTCACCGGCGAGGCCGTCCCGGTCGAGGTCTCCCCCGGTGACGGCGTGACCGGCGCGACCGTCAACGCGGGCGGGCGGCTGGTCGTCGAGGTGACCCGGATCGGCGCGGACACCCAGCTCGCCCGGATGGCACGGCTGGTGGCGGACGCCCAGAACGGCAAGGCCGCGGCCCAGCGGCTCGCCGACCGGATCTCCGCGGTGTTCGTCCCGGTCGTGATCGCGCTCGCCGTCGGCACCCTCGGCTACTGGCTGGGCACCGGCGAGGGGGCGGTGGCCGCCTTCACCGCGGCCGTCGCGGTCCTGATCATCGCCTGCCCGTGCGCGCTGGGCCTGGCCACGCCGACCGCGCTGATGGCCGGTACGGGCCGGGGAGCCCAGCTGGGCATCCTCCTCAAGGGGCCGGAGGTCCTGGAGTCCACCCGTAAAGCCGACACCATCGTGCTGGACAAGACCGGCACCGTCACCACCGGCGTGATGACCCTGACCGCCGTCCACCTCGCCGACGGAGCCTCCCGTGAGGAGGCGCTGCGGCTGGCCGGCGCCCTGGAGCACTCCTCGGAACACCCGATCGCCCGTGCCATCGCCACCGCCGCCGAGGAGGCCGAGCCGTCCGGTGCCCTGCCCGTCCCGGAGGACTTCGCGAACGTCCCCGGACTCGGCGTCCAGGGCATCGTCGAGGGGCACGCCGTCCTGGTCGGCCGTGAGCGGCTGCTCGACGAGTGGAGCCAGCAGCTGCCGCCCGAGCTGGTCACCGCCAAGGAGGAGGCCGAGGCCGAGGGCCGCACCGCGGTCGCCGTCGGCTGGGACGGCGCGGCACGTGCCGTGCTCGTCGTCTCGGACGCGGTGAAGCCCACCAGCGCCGAGGCGGTTCGCAGGCTCCGCGCGCTGGGCCTGACCCCGGTGCTGCTCACCGGCGACAACAAGGCCGTCGCCGCGGCGGTCGCCGCCGAGGTCGGCATCGACGAGGTGATCGCCGAGGTGCTCCCCGAGGACAAGGTGGCCGTCGTCCAGCGCCTCCGGTCCGAGGGCCGGTCGGTCGCCATGGTCGGCGACGGTGTGAACGACGCCGCCGCCCTGGCCACCGCCGACCTGGGGTTGGCCATGGGCACCGGCACCGACGCCGCCATCGAGGCCGGCGACCTCACCCTCGTACGGGGCGATCTGCGCGTCGCGGCCGACGCCATCCGGCTCGCCCGCGCCACCCTGGGCACCATCCGGGGCAACCTGTTCTGGGCGTTCGGCTACAACGTCGCGGCGCTCCCGCTGGCCGCCGCCGGACTGCTCAACCCGATGATCGCGGGTGCCGCGATGGCCTTCTCCTCGGTCTTCGTCGTCAGCAACAGCCTGCGGCTGCGGCGCTTCCGGGCATCGGTCCGGTAG
- a CDS encoding helix-turn-helix transcriptional regulator, translating to MSGLSGRCARTVALAAALARGRPLAEVARSVSLVERRLHRHSLDVFEYGPKTLAWVLRLVRALEPARDGMPYAEVAARAGCADQAHLAREVKSLAGAPMGGLLGPG from the coding sequence TTGTCAGGGCTCTCCGGTCGCTGCGCCCGGACCGTGGCGCTCGCCGCCGCGCTCGCCCGTGGCAGGCCCCTCGCCGAGGTCGCCCGTTCTGTGTCGCTCGTCGAACGCCGGCTGCACCGCCACAGCTTGGACGTGTTCGAATACGGCCCCAAGACGCTCGCCTGGGTGCTCCGGCTCGTCCGCGCCCTGGAGCCGGCGCGCGACGGGATGCCGTACGCCGAGGTCGCGGCGCGCGCCGGATGCGCGGATCAGGCGCATCTCGCGCGCGAGGTGAAGTCGCTGGCGGGGGCCCCGATGGGGGGCCTCCTCGGGCCGGGTTAA
- a CDS encoding beta-ketoacyl-ACP synthase III, with translation MTGSRVLALGHYQPSKVLTNDDLARIVDTDDAWIRSRVGIHTRHIAAEDETVDSMASAAAAKALAAGGVAPHDIDLVLVATCTATDRSPNTAARVAARLGLDAPAAMDLNVVCSGFTHALATADHAIRAGSATNALVIGAEKFTDVVDWTDRTTCVLVGDGAGAAVVTASPEPEIGPVLWGSVPQMGGAIRIEGEPARFAQEGQTVYRWATTRLPGIARQVCARSGIRPEDLAGVVLHQANLRIIEPVAERIGAVNAVVARDVTDSGNTSAASVPLALSKLVERGEIASGAPVLLFAFGGNLSYAGQVIGCP, from the coding sequence ATGACGGGGTCACGCGTCCTGGCTCTCGGCCATTACCAGCCGTCCAAGGTGCTCACCAACGACGATCTCGCCAGGATCGTGGACACCGACGACGCCTGGATCCGCAGTCGGGTCGGCATCCACACCCGCCATATCGCGGCCGAGGACGAGACGGTGGACTCCATGGCGTCCGCGGCCGCGGCCAAGGCGCTCGCGGCCGGCGGCGTCGCCCCGCACGACATCGACCTGGTGCTGGTCGCGACCTGCACGGCCACCGACCGCAGCCCCAACACCGCGGCCCGGGTCGCCGCCCGGCTCGGCCTGGACGCGCCGGCCGCGATGGACCTCAACGTCGTCTGCTCCGGCTTCACCCACGCGCTGGCCACCGCCGACCACGCCATCCGGGCCGGTTCCGCGACCAACGCGCTGGTCATCGGAGCGGAGAAATTCACCGACGTGGTCGACTGGACGGACCGTACGACCTGTGTCCTGGTCGGCGACGGCGCGGGGGCCGCGGTCGTCACCGCGTCCCCGGAACCGGAGATCGGTCCGGTGCTGTGGGGTTCGGTCCCGCAGATGGGCGGCGCGATCCGTATCGAGGGCGAGCCCGCCCGCTTCGCCCAGGAGGGCCAGACCGTCTACCGGTGGGCGACGACCCGGCTGCCGGGCATCGCCCGCCAGGTCTGCGCACGCTCCGGCATCCGCCCCGAGGACCTGGCGGGCGTGGTCCTGCACCAGGCCAATCTGCGCATCATCGAGCCGGTCGCCGAGCGCATCGGCGCGGTCAACGCGGTGGTCGCCCGCGATGTCACCGACTCCGGCAACACCTCCGCCGCCTCCGTCCCGCTCGCCCTCTCCAAGCTGGTGGAACGCGGCGAGATCGCCTCCGGCGCCCCCGTCCTGCTGTTCGCCTTCGGCGGCAACCTCTCGTACGCGGGCCAGGTCATCGGCTGCCCGTGA
- a CDS encoding helix-turn-helix transcriptional regulator, with product MSETSARLLNLLSLLQTPRDWPGSELAERLGVTPRTIRRDIERLRDLGYPVHATMGADGGYRLAAGTAMPPLLLDDEEAVAIAVGLRSTAGHTIDGIEEASVRALAKLEQVLPARLRRRVGTLGTATVPMPAGDGPTVDPEHLTVLAAAITNHERVRFRYEARAGARTKRLVEPHRLVAAARRWYLVAYDLDREDWRIFRVDRLSEPFATGVRTSPRELPAADAGAYIRDRMQGMASVHRAVATVYAPAEQVADRLGGPAAGRVEPVDEGSCRVHSRPDSLEWLAFRLAMLGWEFTVHEPPELAAYLRAMGERATRAAGAEDGPPKG from the coding sequence ATGAGTGAGACATCGGCACGCCTGCTGAATCTGCTGTCCCTGCTGCAGACCCCCCGCGACTGGCCCGGCAGCGAGCTGGCCGAGCGGCTGGGCGTCACTCCCCGGACGATCCGCCGCGATATCGAGCGCCTGCGCGACCTGGGCTATCCCGTTCACGCCACGATGGGCGCGGACGGCGGCTACCGGCTGGCCGCGGGGACGGCCATGCCGCCGCTGCTGCTGGACGACGAGGAGGCGGTGGCCATCGCCGTAGGTCTGCGCTCGACCGCCGGGCACACCATCGACGGCATCGAGGAGGCGTCCGTACGGGCCCTCGCCAAGCTCGAACAGGTGCTGCCGGCCCGGCTGCGGCGGCGGGTGGGCACGCTCGGCACGGCCACCGTCCCGATGCCGGCCGGCGACGGCCCGACCGTCGACCCGGAGCATCTGACGGTGCTGGCCGCGGCGATCACCAACCACGAACGGGTGCGGTTCCGGTACGAGGCACGCGCCGGAGCGCGCACCAAGCGCCTGGTGGAGCCGCACCGACTGGTCGCGGCGGCCCGCCGCTGGTATCTCGTCGCGTACGACCTCGACCGCGAGGACTGGCGGATCTTCCGGGTGGACCGGCTGAGCGAGCCGTTCGCCACCGGTGTCCGGACCTCGCCCCGCGAGCTGCCCGCCGCCGACGCGGGCGCGTACATCCGGGACCGGATGCAGGGCATGGCCTCGGTCCATCGGGCGGTGGCGACGGTGTACGCGCCGGCCGAGCAGGTGGCCGACCGGCTGGGCGGCCCGGCGGCGGGCCGGGTGGAACCGGTCGACGAGGGGTCCTGCCGGGTGCACAGCAGACCCGATTCGCTGGAGTGGCTGGCGTTCCGGCTGGCCATGCTGGGCTGGGAGTTCACCGTGCACGAGCCGCCGGAGCTGGCCGCGTATCTGCGGGCGATGGGCGAGCGGGCGACCCGGGCGGCGGGGGCGGAGGACGGCCCGCCCAAGGGATGA
- a CDS encoding 1-aminocyclopropane-1-carboxylate deaminase/D-cysteine desulfhydrase gives MGPVTSPVPPDPATLQPCLPSPLQEIEDPPFARRGVRLLLKRDDLIHPDLPGNKWRKLEPNLRAAAAAGARALLTFGGAYSNHLRATAAAGRLLGFTTIGVVRGDELADAPLNPSLARCAADGMRLHFVDRGTYRRKTAPDVIAALHDRFGAFQVIPEGGSNALAAQSCSQLGRELCRAADTVAVACGTGGTLAGLAAGLGLGQSALGFPVLKGGSPHFLQETVEELQRAAFGGRCGDWRLDDRFHCGGYARRTPELDAFADAFEDRHRLPLERVYVAKLLLGLTTLADEGAFPPGSTVAAVITGSP, from the coding sequence ATGGGGCCTGTGACCAGCCCCGTTCCGCCCGATCCCGCCACGCTGCAGCCGTGCCTGCCGTCCCCCCTGCAGGAAATCGAGGACCCGCCCTTCGCGCGCCGCGGCGTACGGCTGCTGCTCAAACGGGACGACCTGATACACCCCGATCTGCCGGGCAACAAGTGGCGCAAACTGGAGCCCAATCTGCGGGCCGCCGCCGCGGCCGGTGCACGTGCCCTGCTGACCTTCGGCGGCGCCTACTCCAACCATCTGCGTGCCACCGCCGCGGCCGGCCGTCTCCTCGGCTTCACCACCATCGGTGTCGTCCGCGGCGACGAACTGGCCGACGCACCGCTCAACCCGTCCCTGGCCCGCTGCGCCGCCGACGGCATGCGGCTGCACTTCGTCGACCGCGGCACCTACCGCCGCAAGACCGCCCCGGATGTCATCGCCGCCCTGCACGACCGCTTCGGCGCCTTCCAGGTCATACCGGAGGGCGGCAGCAACGCCCTTGCCGCACAAAGCTGTTCGCAGCTCGGCCGGGAGCTGTGCCGGGCCGCGGACACGGTCGCGGTGGCCTGCGGCACCGGCGGCACCCTGGCCGGTCTCGCCGCCGGGCTCGGATTGGGCCAGAGCGCCCTCGGCTTCCCCGTCCTCAAGGGCGGCAGCCCGCACTTCCTCCAGGAGACGGTCGAGGAGCTCCAGCGCGCGGCCTTCGGGGGGCGATGCGGCGACTGGCGGCTCGACGACCGGTTCCACTGCGGTGGCTACGCCCGCCGCACCCCCGAACTGGACGCGTTCGCGGACGCCTTCGAGGACCGGCACCGCCTGCCGCTGGAACGCGTCTACGTCGCCAAGCTGCTGCTCGGCCTGACGACGCTGGCCGACGAGGGCGCCTTCCCTCCGGGCAGCACCGTCGCGGCCGTGATCACGGGTTCGCCCTGA
- a CDS encoding N-acetylmuramoyl-L-alanine amidase: MSVPLSATGFLGALKAEGLRVVEVDGWQTHHRNAKGPWGPVHGVLVHHTATSGAEATVRLCYDGHADLPGPLCHGVITKDGTVHLVGCGRANHAGRGDGDVLRAVIAEKRLPPDNESDADGNRAFYGFECENLGDGTDPWPEPQVEALEKAAAAICRAHGWTERSVLGHLEWQPGKVDPRGLSMHGLRERIAARLK; encoded by the coding sequence ATGTCCGTACCGCTGTCCGCCACCGGATTCCTCGGCGCCCTGAAGGCCGAGGGGCTACGGGTCGTCGAGGTCGACGGGTGGCAGACGCACCACCGCAACGCCAAGGGGCCGTGGGGGCCGGTGCACGGCGTCCTGGTGCACCACACCGCGACGTCCGGCGCCGAGGCCACCGTCCGGCTCTGTTACGACGGGCACGCGGACCTGCCGGGGCCGCTGTGCCACGGCGTGATCACCAAGGACGGCACGGTGCATCTGGTCGGCTGCGGCCGCGCCAATCACGCGGGCCGTGGCGACGGCGACGTCCTGCGTGCGGTGATCGCGGAGAAGCGGCTGCCGCCGGACAACGAGTCCGACGCCGACGGCAACCGCGCCTTCTACGGCTTCGAGTGCGAGAACCTCGGCGACGGGACAGATCCCTGGCCCGAGCCCCAGGTGGAGGCCCTGGAGAAGGCCGCGGCGGCGATCTGCCGGGCGCACGGCTGGACGGAGCGCTCGGTGCTCGGGCATCTGGAGTGGCAGCCGGGCAAGGTCGATCCGCGCGGCTTGTCGATGCACGGGCTGCGGGAGCGGATCGCCGCACGGCTGAAGTGA